From a region of the Streptomyces venezuelae genome:
- a CDS encoding YggT family protein yields the protein MGVALDVIYFALACFLVVLIFRLVMDYVFQFARSWTPGKAMVVVLEATYSVTDPPLKLLRRVIPPLRLGGVALDLSFFVLMIIVYILISFVRTAASGL from the coding sequence ATGGGTGTCGCACTGGACGTGATCTACTTCGCCTTGGCGTGCTTCCTCGTCGTGCTGATCTTCCGCCTGGTCATGGACTACGTGTTCCAGTTCGCACGTTCCTGGACGCCCGGCAAGGCGATGGTGGTCGTACTGGAGGCCACCTACAGCGTCACCGATCCACCGCTCAAGCTTCTTCGGCGGGTCATTCCGCCGTTGCGTCTCGGGGGCGTGGCACTCGACCTGTCCTTCTTCGTTCTGATGATCATCGTTTACATCCTCATCAGTTTCGTGCGCACCGCTGCGAGCGGCTTGTGA
- a CDS encoding cell division protein SepF, which translates to MAGAMRKMAVYLGLVEDDRYDNPGYDPDDEFEPEPEMERARERDRRQQPVHQSPVSDEPVRAVQPPAQREPIPIPVENGRPARIAPVASITPDRTNLEKNAPVIMPKVVSEREPYRITTLHPRTYNEARTIGEHFREGTPVIMNLTEMDDTDAKRLVDFAAGLVFGLHGSIERVTQKVFLLSPANVDVTAEDKARIAEGGFFNQS; encoded by the coding sequence ATGGCCGGCGCGATGCGCAAGATGGCGGTCTACCTCGGCCTCGTGGAGGACGACCGGTACGACAACCCGGGGTACGACCCCGACGACGAGTTCGAGCCCGAGCCGGAGATGGAGCGGGCTCGGGAGCGGGATCGCCGACAGCAGCCCGTGCACCAATCGCCCGTATCGGACGAACCGGTACGAGCCGTACAGCCTCCGGCGCAGCGTGAACCTATCCCAATTCCGGTGGAAAACGGACGTCCTGCGCGAATCGCCCCCGTGGCATCCATCACACCTGATCGTACGAACCTGGAGAAGAACGCCCCCGTGATCATGCCCAAGGTCGTCTCCGAGCGGGAGCCGTACCGCATCACGACGCTGCACCCCCGGACCTACAACGAGGCCCGTACCATCGGGGAACACTTCCGTGAGGGCACTCCGGTGATCATGAATCTCACGGAGATGGACGACACGGATGCGAAGCGTCTCGTGGACTTCGCCGCCGGACTCGTCTTCGGTCTGCACGGCAGCATTGAACGCGTGACACAGAAGGTGTTCCTGCTGTCGCCTGCTAACGTCGATGTCACGGCGGAGGACAAGGCCCGCATCGCGGAGGGCGGGTTCTTCAACCAAAGCTAG
- a CDS encoding YggS family pyridoxal phosphate-dependent enzyme, which translates to MTDRKSELAENLARVEERISSACAAAGRGRDEVTLIVVTKTYPASDVRLLADLGVRHVAENRDQDAAPKAEACADLPLDWHFVGQLQTNKVRSVAGYAHVVQSVDRPKLVTALSAAAVNAGRELGCLVQIALDAESGERGARGGAAPEQLAELADLVAGAPGLRIDGLMTVAPLAGPYAGREQAAFERLMELSSRMRVDHPAATMVSAGMSADLEQAVAAGATHVRVGTAVLGARPRLG; encoded by the coding sequence ATGACGGATCGTAAGTCGGAGCTCGCCGAGAACCTGGCGCGGGTGGAGGAACGTATCTCGTCCGCCTGCGCGGCGGCGGGGCGGGGGCGGGACGAGGTGACGCTCATCGTGGTCACCAAGACCTACCCCGCGAGCGACGTACGACTGCTGGCGGACCTGGGCGTCCGTCATGTTGCGGAAAATCGTGACCAGGATGCCGCCCCCAAGGCCGAGGCCTGCGCGGATCTGCCGCTCGACTGGCACTTCGTCGGTCAGTTGCAGACGAACAAAGTCCGTTCCGTGGCGGGATACGCGCATGTCGTGCAGTCGGTCGACCGGCCGAAACTCGTGACCGCCCTCTCGGCGGCCGCGGTGAACGCGGGCCGGGAGCTCGGATGCCTCGTGCAGATCGCGCTCGACGCCGAGTCGGGGGAGCGCGGGGCCCGCGGCGGCGCGGCACCGGAGCAGCTCGCGGAGTTGGCGGACCTCGTCGCCGGGGCCCCGGGACTGCGCATCGACGGACTGATGACGGTCGCTCCGCTGGCCGGCCCCTACGCGGGACGTGAACAGGCCGCCTTCGAGCGGTTGATGGAATTGTCATCCCGCATGCGCGTGGACCATCCGGCTGCCACGATGGTGTCGGCCGGGATGAGCGCAGACCTGGAACAGGCCGTTGCGGCCGGTGCGACACATGTACGCGTCGGCACTGCGGTACTCGGCGCGAGACCCCGGCTCGGGTAA
- the pgeF gene encoding peptidoglycan editing factor PgeF, whose amino-acid sequence MGGAHFAFTDRWGGVSAVPYEELNLGGAVGDDPAAVLANRARAAQSLGLAPDRVVWMNQVHGRDVAVVDGPWGADAEVPAVDAVVTARRGLALAVLTADCTPVLLADPVAGVVAAAHAGRPGLVAGVVPAAVEAMVALGADPGRIVARTGPAVCGHCYEVPAEMREAVAQVVPAARAETSWGTPAVDVVAGVHAQLAEAGVVNGGRSPVCTLESRDHFSYRRDRVTGRLAGYVWLTELSRGTTPGSPGEKKNDGS is encoded by the coding sequence GTGGGCGGCGCCCACTTCGCCTTCACCGACCGGTGGGGCGGAGTGAGCGCCGTTCCGTACGAGGAGCTCAATCTCGGCGGCGCGGTCGGAGACGACCCTGCCGCCGTTCTCGCGAACCGGGCCCGGGCGGCGCAGTCCCTGGGCCTGGCGCCGGACCGGGTGGTCTGGATGAACCAGGTCCACGGCCGGGACGTGGCGGTGGTGGACGGGCCCTGGGGTGCGGACGCCGAGGTCCCGGCGGTGGACGCGGTGGTGACCGCCCGTCGGGGACTCGCCCTCGCGGTGCTCACCGCCGACTGCACGCCGGTCCTGCTGGCGGACCCCGTCGCCGGGGTCGTGGCAGCCGCCCACGCCGGACGGCCGGGACTGGTCGCCGGGGTGGTGCCCGCCGCCGTCGAGGCGATGGTCGCCCTCGGGGCCGATCCCGGACGGATCGTCGCCCGTACGGGACCCGCGGTCTGCGGACACTGCTACGAGGTGCCGGCCGAGATGCGGGAGGCGGTGGCCCAGGTGGTGCCCGCCGCCCGGGCCGAGACGAGCTGGGGGACACCGGCCGTGGACGTGGTCGCCGGGGTGCACGCCCAGCTCGCCGAGGCGGGGGTGGTGAACGGCGGCCGCTCGCCGGTCTGCACACTGGAGTCGCGGGACCACTTCTCGTACCGCCGCGACCGGGTCACCGGACGCCTTGCCGGATATGTCTGGTTGACAGAGCTTTCCCGGGGGACGACCCCCGGATCGCCGGGGGAAAAGAAGAATGACGGATCGTAA
- the ftsZ gene encoding cell division protein FtsZ, with protein sequence MAAPQNYLAVIKVIGVGGGGVNAINRMIEVGLKGVEFIAINTDAQALLMSDADVKLDVGRELTRGLGAGANPAVGRKAAEDHREEIEEVLKGADMVFVTAGEGGGTGTGGAPVVANIARSLGALTIGVVTRPFTFEGRRRANQAEDGIAELREEVDTLIVIPNDRLLSISDRQVSVLDAFKSADQVLLSGVQGITDLITTPGLINLDFADVKSVMSEAGSALMGIGSARGDDRAVAAAEMAISSPLLEASIDGARGVLLSISGGSDLGLFEINEAAQLVSEAAHPEANIIFGAVIDDALGDEVRVTVIAAGFDGGQPPARRDNVIGAASTKREEPAPAPVRAAEPARPAFGGLGSVTPREEPPAPVEAAPVEVQAPAPQVPTARPYQDSPAEELDVPDFLK encoded by the coding sequence GTGGCAGCACCGCAGAACTACCTCGCAGTCATCAAGGTCATCGGTGTCGGCGGCGGTGGTGTCAATGCCATCAACCGAATGATCGAGGTCGGTCTCAAGGGCGTCGAGTTCATCGCCATCAACACGGACGCGCAGGCGCTGTTGATGAGCGACGCCGACGTCAAGCTCGACGTCGGCCGTGAACTCACCCGTGGCCTCGGCGCCGGCGCCAACCCGGCCGTCGGTCGCAAGGCGGCAGAGGACCACCGCGAGGAGATCGAGGAGGTCCTCAAGGGGGCCGACATGGTCTTCGTCACCGCCGGTGAGGGCGGCGGCACCGGCACCGGCGGCGCACCTGTCGTCGCCAACATCGCGCGCTCGCTGGGCGCCCTGACGATCGGTGTGGTCACCCGGCCGTTCACCTTCGAGGGCCGGCGCCGCGCGAACCAGGCGGAGGACGGCATCGCCGAGCTCCGCGAAGAGGTCGACACCCTCATCGTCATCCCCAACGACCGACTGCTGTCCATCTCGGACCGCCAGGTCAGCGTGCTCGACGCCTTCAAGTCGGCCGACCAGGTCCTACTCTCGGGCGTCCAGGGCATCACCGACCTCATCACGACCCCGGGTCTGATCAACCTCGACTTCGCCGACGTCAAGTCCGTGATGTCCGAGGCCGGCTCGGCCCTGATGGGCATCGGCTCGGCCCGCGGCGACGACCGCGCCGTGGCCGCCGCCGAGATGGCGATCTCCTCGCCGCTCCTGGAGGCGTCCATCGACGGCGCCCGTGGCGTGCTGCTCTCCATCTCCGGTGGCTCGGACCTCGGTCTCTTCGAGATCAACGAGGCCGCGCAGCTGGTCAGCGAGGCCGCGCACCCCGAGGCGAACATCATCTTCGGTGCCGTCATCGACGACGCGCTCGGCGACGAGGTGCGGGTCACCGTCATCGCGGCCGGGTTCGACGGCGGACAGCCCCCGGCCCGCCGGGACAACGTCATCGGTGCCGCGTCCACCAAGCGCGAGGAGCCGGCCCCGGCTCCGGTCCGCGCCGCCGAGCCGGCCCGCCCGGCCTTCGGCGGACTCGGCTCGGTCACCCCGCGCGAGGAGCCCCCGGCTCCGGTCGAGGCGGCCCCGGTCGAGGTCCAGGCCCCCGCGCCGCAGGTCCCCACGGCCCGGCCGTACCAGGACAGCCCGGCCGAGGAGCTGGACGTTCCGGACTTCTTGAAGTGA
- a CDS encoding cell division protein FtsQ/DivIB: MAGGTTARRGTPFSDRSGPDARKGAGAPEPPKAPKGSKAPKAPKPSQRSGPRGPGARLRRGPVLASLAAAVLLAAGGTWVLYGSSWLRVEKVAATGMDVLTSEQVLGAAAVPVGAPLVSVDTDEIEGRLRGRLPRIDSVDVVRAWPHGIGLKVTERKPVLLIKKDANFVEVDASGVRFDTVPKAPAGVPVLELNAGRSPSARRFDEERLLHEAVLVASSLPEPIAKETVQVKVGSYDSVVLELTRGRSVTWGSGEQSDAKGRALNALLKAAPKAVHFDVSVPTAPAASGS; the protein is encoded by the coding sequence GTGGCCGGAGGGACGACCGCGCGGCGCGGAACACCGTTTTCTGATCGGTCCGGCCCGGACGCCCGCAAGGGCGCCGGCGCCCCTGAGCCGCCGAAGGCTCCCAAGGGCTCCAAGGCCCCCAAGGCCCCCAAGCCGAGCCAGAGGTCCGGTCCCAGGGGCCCCGGCGCACGCCTGCGCCGGGGCCCCGTGCTGGCCTCGCTGGCCGCCGCCGTGCTCCTCGCCGCGGGCGGCACCTGGGTGCTCTACGGCTCGTCCTGGCTCCGCGTGGAGAAGGTCGCCGCCACCGGTATGGACGTGCTCACCTCCGAGCAGGTCCTGGGCGCCGCGGCCGTCCCGGTCGGCGCGCCCCTGGTGAGCGTCGACACCGACGAGATCGAAGGCCGGCTCCGCGGCCGGCTGCCCCGCATCGACTCGGTCGACGTGGTGCGTGCCTGGCCGCACGGCATCGGTCTGAAAGTGACGGAACGCAAACCCGTCCTGCTCATCAAAAAGGACGCCAACTTCGTGGAAGTGGACGCATCGGGTGTGCGATTCGACACGGTTCCGAAAGCACCCGCGGGCGTTCCGGTCCTCGAATTGAACGCCGGTCGATCGCCGAGCGCCCGGCGCTTCGACGAGGAACGGCTGCTGCACGAGGCCGTACTCGTCGCGAGCTCCCTCCCGGAGCCGATCGCGAAGGAAACCGTGCAGGTCAAGGTGGGTTCCTACGATTCGGTCGTCCTGGAGCTCACCAGGGGCCGGTCCGTGACGTGGGGCAGCGGTGAACAGAGCGACGCGAAGGGCCGGGCTTTGAACGCTTTGTTGAAAGCCGCCCCCAAGGCCGTTCACTTCGACGTGAGCGTCCCCACCGCCCCTGCTGCGTCCGGGAGTTGA
- the murG gene encoding undecaprenyldiphospho-muramoylpentapeptide beta-N-acetylglucosaminyltransferase — protein MHVVLAGGGTAGHIEPALALADALRRQDPSVGITALGTERGLETRLVPERGYELGLIPAVPLPRKPTPELITVPGRLRGTIKAAEDILLRTKADCVVGFGGYVALPGYLAAKRLGVPIIVHEANARPGLANKIGSRYAHAVAVSTPDSKLRGARYVGIPLRRSISTLDRAAVRPEARAAFGLDPNLPTLLVSGGSQGARRLNETIQQVAPTLQRSGIQILHAVGPKNELPRVDNMPGMPPYVPVPYVDRMDLAYAAADMMLCRAGAMTVAELSAVGLPAAYVPLPIGNGEQRLNAQPVVKAGGGLLVDDAELTPDWVLGQILPVLSDPHRLYEMSRAAGEFGRRDADELLVGMVYEAIAAHRSR, from the coding sequence GTGCATGTCGTACTCGCCGGTGGGGGGACCGCCGGCCACATCGAGCCGGCGCTCGCCCTCGCGGACGCCCTGCGCAGGCAGGACCCTTCAGTGGGCATCACCGCCCTCGGCACGGAGCGCGGACTGGAAACCCGCCTGGTACCGGAACGCGGCTACGAGCTGGGCCTGATCCCCGCCGTTCCGCTGCCCCGCAAGCCGACGCCGGAACTGATCACCGTCCCCGGACGGCTGCGCGGCACCATCAAGGCCGCGGAGGACATCCTCCTGCGCACCAAGGCCGACTGCGTCGTCGGGTTCGGCGGCTACGTGGCCCTGCCCGGCTACCTCGCGGCCAAGCGCCTCGGGGTGCCGATCATCGTCCACGAGGCCAACGCCCGGCCCGGACTGGCCAACAAGATCGGCTCCCGGTACGCGCACGCCGTCGCGGTCTCCACCCCCGACAGCAAGCTGCGCGGCGCCCGTTACGTCGGCATCCCGCTGCGCCGCTCCATCTCCACCCTCGACCGGGCCGCGGTCCGCCCGGAGGCGCGCGCCGCCTTCGGCCTGGACCCCAACCTGCCCACGCTGCTGGTCTCCGGCGGCTCGCAGGGCGCCCGCCGCCTCAACGAGACCATCCAGCAGGTCGCGCCGACCCTCCAGCGCTCCGGGATCCAGATCCTGCACGCCGTGGGGCCGAAGAACGAACTGCCGCGTGTCGACAACATGCCCGGGATGCCGCCGTATGTGCCGGTACCGTACGTGGACCGGATGGATCTCGCCTACGCCGCCGCCGACATGATGCTGTGCCGCGCGGGAGCGATGACCGTCGCCGAACTCTCCGCCGTGGGGCTCCCCGCCGCCTACGTCCCGTTGCCGATCGGCAACGGTGAACAGCGGCTCAACGCCCAGCCGGTGGTCAAGGCCGGCGGCGGCCTGCTCGTGGACGACGCGGAGCTGACGCCCGACTGGGTGCTGGGTCAGATCCTCCCGGTTCTGTCCGACCCGCACCGCCTGTACGAGATGTCCCGCGCCGCCGGTGAGTTCGGCCGCCGGGACGCCGACGAGCTCCTGGTCGGCATGGTCTACGAGGCGATCGCGGCCCACAGGTCCCGCTGA
- the ftsW gene encoding putative lipid II flippase FtsW yields the protein MPAKQMLPGRRPSAVKAQGRKRPAVRSKRPAGRGPLVRLRRTQRQLQKAWDRPLTAYYLIFGSSLLITVLGLVMVYSASMIKALQLGLGDAYFFKKQFLAALIGGALLLAASRMPVKLHRALSYPVLAGTLFLMVLVQVPGIGVSINGNQNWISLGGPFMLQPSEFGKLALILWGADLLARKGDKGLLSQWKHLLVPLVPVAFLLLGLIMLGGDMGTAMILGAILFGLLWLAGAPTRMFVGVLVFAGAIVALLIKTSPHRMDRLECLGATEPGKNDLCWQAVHGIYALASGGWFGSGLGASVEKWGQLPEAHTDFIFAITGEELGLAGTLSVLALFAALGYAGIRVAGRTEDSFVRFAAGGVTTWITAQAVINIGAVLGLLPIAGVPLPLFSYGGSALLPTMFAVGLLIAFAREEPAARAALAMRQPKTGRWRTGVRWKSMRRRVKKRPSGER from the coding sequence ATGCCGGCCAAGCAGATGCTGCCGGGGCGGCGGCCGTCCGCCGTGAAGGCGCAGGGCCGCAAACGCCCTGCGGTGCGTTCGAAGCGGCCCGCCGGGCGCGGGCCGCTGGTCCGGCTGCGGCGTACGCAGCGGCAGTTGCAGAAGGCCTGGGACCGCCCGCTCACCGCCTATTACCTGATTTTCGGCAGTTCCCTGCTCATCACCGTGCTCGGTCTGGTGATGGTGTACTCGGCCTCGATGATCAAGGCCCTCCAGCTCGGCCTCGGTGACGCGTACTTCTTCAAGAAGCAGTTCCTGGCCGCCCTCATCGGTGGCGCACTCCTGCTGGCCGCCTCCCGGATGCCCGTCAAACTGCACCGGGCGCTCTCGTATCCGGTACTCGCCGGAACGCTCTTCCTGATGGTCCTGGTCCAGGTCCCGGGGATAGGCGTCTCGATCAACGGCAACCAGAACTGGATCTCCCTCGGCGGTCCGTTCATGCTGCAGCCCAGTGAGTTCGGCAAGCTGGCACTGATCCTGTGGGGCGCCGACCTGCTGGCACGCAAGGGCGACAAGGGGCTGCTGAGCCAGTGGAAGCACCTTCTGGTGCCGCTGGTCCCGGTGGCCTTCCTGCTCCTCGGGCTGATCATGCTGGGCGGGGACATGGGCACCGCGATGATCCTCGGCGCCATCCTGTTCGGTCTGCTCTGGCTGGCCGGAGCCCCGACCCGGATGTTCGTCGGGGTGCTCGTCTTCGCGGGTGCGATCGTCGCACTGCTCATCAAGACGAGCCCGCACCGGATGGACCGGCTGGAGTGCCTCGGTGCGACAGAACCGGGCAAGAACGACCTTTGCTGGCAGGCCGTTCACGGGATCTACGCCCTCGCCTCGGGTGGATGGTTCGGTTCCGGCCTGGGTGCAAGTGTGGAAAAATGGGGGCAACTACCCGAAGCCCACACCGACTTCATCTTCGCCATCACCGGGGAGGAACTGGGCCTGGCGGGGACGCTGTCGGTTCTCGCCCTCTTCGCGGCCCTAGGCTATGCGGGTATCCGCGTGGCCGGACGCACGGAGGACTCCTTCGTACGGTTTGCCGCGGGAGGCGTGACCACCTGGATCACGGCCCAGGCCGTGATCAACATCGGTGCGGTGCTCGGCCTGCTGCCGATCGCCGGAGTCCCGCTCCCGCTGTTCTCCTACGGAGGGTCGGCCCTGCTGCCGACCATGTTCGCGGTCGGACTGCTCATCGCCTTCGCGCGTGAGGAGCCGGCGGCGCGCGCGGCCCTCGCGATGCGCCAGCCGAAGACCGGCCGGTGGCGGACCGGGGTGAGATGGAAGTCGATGAGACGGCGCGTCAAGAAGCGTCCGTCCGGAGAGCGGTGA
- the murD gene encoding UDP-N-acetylmuramoyl-L-alanine--D-glutamate ligase: MGSRQVTSWQDKNITVAGLGVSGISAARALAGLGASVTVVDNGDGDAHRARAAELAAEGITVRLGRLADGGHAGEVLPEGTELVVTSPGWKPDSPLFEAAAKAGVDVVGDVEIAWLLRETGQERRAAAGGPRRDPAPWLAVTGTNGKTTTTQMLASILKAAGLRTAAVGNIGTPIIDVVLGEQEYDVLAVELSSYQLHWAPSLRVHSAAVLNLAPDHLDWHGSMQAYAADKGRIYEGNTVACVYNVADPATENLVMEADVEEGCRAIGFTLGAPGPSMLGVVDGILVDRAFVENRQKNAQELAEVADVNPPAPHNIANALAAAALARAFGVEARAVRDGLRDFRPDAHRVAYVDEVASVTYIDDSKATNTHAAEASLAAFEPVVWIAGGLAKGATFDELVQNAAKRLRGAVLIGADRALIADALARHAPEVPVVDLDRTDTGAMLAAVREAAALAEPGDTVLLAPACASMDMFANYNKRGDAFADAVRELAAENAADTA, translated from the coding sequence ATGGGCAGCCGACAAGTGACGTCCTGGCAGGACAAGAACATCACCGTCGCCGGTCTCGGCGTGAGCGGCATCAGTGCCGCCCGCGCCCTGGCCGGCCTCGGCGCATCCGTGACCGTCGTCGACAACGGTGACGGCGACGCGCACCGCGCCCGGGCCGCAGAGCTCGCGGCGGAGGGCATCACCGTCCGACTCGGCCGGCTGGCCGACGGCGGGCACGCGGGCGAGGTACTGCCCGAGGGCACCGAACTGGTCGTCACCTCGCCCGGATGGAAGCCCGACAGCCCGCTGTTCGAGGCCGCCGCCAAGGCCGGCGTGGACGTGGTGGGCGACGTGGAGATCGCCTGGCTGCTGCGTGAGACCGGACAGGAGCGGCGGGCAGCGGCCGGCGGACCCCGCAGGGACCCGGCCCCCTGGCTGGCCGTCACCGGCACCAACGGCAAGACCACCACCACCCAGATGCTGGCGTCGATCCTGAAGGCCGCGGGCCTGCGCACCGCCGCCGTCGGCAACATCGGCACCCCGATCATCGACGTGGTGCTCGGCGAGCAGGAGTACGACGTGCTCGCCGTCGAACTCTCCAGCTACCAGCTGCACTGGGCGCCCTCGCTGCGCGTCCACTCGGCGGCCGTGCTGAACCTGGCCCCCGACCACCTCGACTGGCACGGCTCGATGCAGGCGTACGCCGCCGACAAGGGCCGGATCTACGAGGGCAACACGGTCGCCTGCGTCTACAACGTCGCCGATCCGGCCACCGAGAACCTGGTGATGGAAGCCGACGTCGAAGAGGGCTGCCGCGCGATCGGCTTCACCCTCGGCGCTCCCGGCCCCTCCATGCTCGGCGTCGTCGACGGCATCCTCGTCGACCGGGCCTTCGTGGAGAACCGGCAGAAGAACGCCCAGGAGCTCGCCGAGGTCGCGGACGTCAACCCGCCGGCCCCGCACAACATCGCCAACGCGCTCGCCGCCGCGGCCCTGGCCCGGGCCTTCGGCGTGGAGGCCCGCGCGGTCCGTGACGGTCTGCGCGACTTCCGCCCGGACGCCCACCGCGTCGCGTACGTGGACGAGGTCGCCTCGGTCACCTACATCGACGACTCCAAGGCCACCAACACGCACGCGGCCGAGGCCTCGCTCGCGGCCTTCGAGCCGGTCGTCTGGATCGCCGGCGGCCTCGCCAAGGGCGCGACCTTCGACGAGCTCGTGCAGAACGCCGCGAAGCGGCTGCGCGGCGCCGTGCTGATCGGCGCCGACCGGGCGCTCATCGCCGATGCGCTGGCGCGACACGCCCCCGAGGTCCCGGTCGTCGACCTCGACCGGACCGACACTGGGGCGATGCTCGCAGCGGTCCGGGAAGCCGCCGCGCTCGCCGAGCCCGGCGACACGGTCCTGCTGGCACCTGCCTGTGCCTCGATGGACATGTTCGCGAACTACAACAAGCGTGGGGACGCATTCGCCGACGCGGTGCGCGAACTGGCCGCCGAGAACGCTGCGGACACGGCCTAG
- the mraY gene encoding phospho-N-acetylmuramoyl-pentapeptide-transferase, producing the protein MRQILFAGVIGMFLTVVGTPLLIKLLARKGYGQFIRDDGPRGHAGKKGTPTMGGISFILATLVAYALTKVLTGSEPSFSGLLVLFLMAGMGLVGYLDDYIKIVKRRSLGLRAKAKMSGQLIVGIAFAVLALQFKDSRGLTPASTRLSFVTDFGWSIGPVLFVVWALFMILAMSNGVNLTDGLDGLATGAAVMVFGAYTFIGVWQFQESCAFAADLTNPNACFEVRDPLDLAVVASALMGACFGFLWWNTSPAKIFMGDTGSLALGGALAGLAICSRTEFLMALLGGLFVLITMSVVIQVGSFKMTGKRVFRMAPLQHHFELKGWSEVLVVVRFWIIQGMCVIVGLGLFYAGWAADK; encoded by the coding sequence ATGAGGCAGATCCTGTTCGCCGGTGTCATCGGCATGTTCCTGACCGTCGTGGGCACCCCGCTGCTGATCAAGCTGCTGGCCCGCAAGGGCTACGGCCAGTTCATCCGCGACGACGGCCCCCGCGGTCACGCCGGGAAGAAGGGCACGCCCACCATGGGCGGTATCTCCTTCATCCTGGCGACGCTCGTCGCGTACGCCCTGACGAAGGTCCTCACCGGCTCGGAACCGAGCTTCTCGGGCCTGCTCGTCCTGTTCCTGATGGCGGGCATGGGCCTCGTCGGGTACCTGGACGACTACATCAAGATCGTCAAGCGGCGTTCGCTGGGTCTGCGGGCCAAGGCGAAGATGTCCGGCCAGCTGATCGTCGGTATCGCCTTCGCGGTGCTGGCCCTCCAGTTCAAGGACTCGCGCGGGCTGACCCCGGCCTCCACCAGGCTGTCGTTCGTCACGGACTTCGGCTGGTCGATAGGTCCGGTGCTGTTCGTGGTCTGGGCGCTGTTCATGATCCTGGCGATGTCCAACGGCGTGAACCTCACCGACGGCCTCGACGGTCTCGCGACCGGCGCCGCCGTGATGGTCTTCGGCGCCTACACCTTCATCGGCGTCTGGCAGTTCCAGGAGTCCTGCGCGTTCGCGGCGGACCTCACCAACCCGAACGCCTGTTTCGAGGTGCGCGACCCGCTCGACCTCGCGGTCGTCGCCTCCGCCCTCATGGGCGCCTGCTTCGGCTTCCTGTGGTGGAACACCTCGCCCGCCAAGATCTTCATGGGTGACACCGGCTCGCTCGCCCTCGGCGGCGCCCTCGCGGGCCTCGCCATCTGCTCCCGCACGGAGTTCCTGATGGCGCTCCTGGGCGGCCTCTTCGTGCTCATCACGATGTCGGTCGTCATCCAGGTCGGCTCCTTCAAGATGACCGGCAAGCGGGTCTTCCGGATGGCGCCGCTGCAGCACCACTTCGAGCTCAAGGGCTGGTCCGAGGTACTGGTCGTGGTCCGCTTCTGGATCATCCAGGGCATGTGCGTGATCGTTGGTCTCGGTCTCTTCTACGCGGGATGGGCAGCCGACAAGTGA